GCGTTGCCTTGGCATTCAATCCAATGTCACCTGCTGAACCACTCGGCATTACCGGCTTTGATGCTGCTGCCGAAGTAATTGTTACTGATATTAACGATAACAGAGATTACTGGAAATTTACATTTAAAAATGAAGATACAATACCGATGATACCTACAGCAAGGATTCACTTGCAAAAAGGATTACCGTTTAATCTGGATATAGGTGCAATGTACTCTTCAGTCCCTTCTACTGACATAAGGCTTTGGGGTGTAGAGCTGAAATATGCAATTCTTGAAGGTGGTATTACAATGCCTGCCATAAGCATTAGAGGTGCTTTTTCAAAACTTGAAGGTGTTGATGAGCTTGATATTAACACATATTCAGGAGATTTGCTTATAAGTAAAGGTTTCCTCTTCCTTACACCTTATGCCGGCGTTACAATGCTGAGAGTAAATGCAAGCGAAAACAGTGATTTAGTGAGCCTTGATGATGTTCACGAAACAATATACCGCGGTCTTATCGGTTTGCAGGTATCACCACTACCACTTCTTAACATTACCGTAGAAGCAAGTATTGGTGAAGTAAAGCAGTATGGATTAAAATTGGGGCTTAGATTCTAATGGGATTTACATATTATGACTATATAGTTTTAGGAAGCGGAGTAGCCGGGCTTAGAGCTGCCGTTGAACTTTCTAAGCAAGGTAGCGTAGGAATAATTACCAAATCTTTCTTAGGAGAAAGTAATACGGAATACGCTCAAGGTGGTGTAGCTGTAGTATTGTCTGACGATGACGATATTTATCTGCACTATGAAGATACCATAAAAGCCGGAGATGGACTTTGCGATAAAGATGCTGTTATGACCCTTGTTGAAGAAGGACCAAAATATATCAAGGAGCTTATACAGATGGGAGCCATGTTTGATATGCATGGTGACCATCTATCTTTTACAAGGGAAGCCGCACACAGCGTTAATAGGATAATACATGCCAAAGGGGACGCAACCGGGCATGAGATAGTAAGGGCATTAAAGGAATATGTATCAAAAATTGAAAATATTGATAAAGTTGAGAATTACTTTATTGTTGATTTGATAAAATGTGGTAACAAAATCTGTGGTGTAGTTGCAATCAACGAAAATGAAAACTCATTTCACTACTTTTATTCAAAGGCTGTTATTCTTGCCACCGGTGGTGCCGGGAGACTTTTTGAAAGGACTACAAACCCTGAAGTTGCCACCGGAGACGGTATGGCCATAGCATTTAGAGCAAATGCAACACTTAAGGATATGGAATTTTTTCAATTTCACCCTACCGGGCTTCACATCGAAGGTGCACCTGCATTCCTTTTAAGTGAATCGATGCGTGGGGAAGGTGCCGTTTTAAGAAATATTCATAAGGAAAGATTTTGCCATAACTACCACGAACAAGGGGAGCTTGCTCCAAGGGATATTGTAAGCAGGGCAATATTTTTTGAAATGCAAAAAACAAACTCAAAATTTGTTTATATGGACCTTACTCACATTGATAGTAATTACTTAAAAAATAGATTCCCTAAGATATATTCTACGTGCTTGAATTACGGCATAGATATCACAAAAGACTTAATTCCTGTAAGCCCGGCAGCTCATTACTACATGGGTGGAATAGAAACAGATATATGGGGCAGAACAAATATCTACGGACTTTATGCATGTGGGGAAACAGCCTGCACGGGAGTCCATGGCGCTAACAGACTCGCAAGTAACTCACTACTTGAAGGTGTAGTCTTTGGCGCAAGGTCGGCTAAAGCTGCTATAATAGATACAAAATATGATGAGCCTCTAAAGCCCGTTGCACCTACAACAGAAAAAATGGATCAATCAATTGACTATAAAGCTTTAAAAACCGAGCTTCAAAGGGTAATGTGGGAGAATGTAAGCGTAATAAGAAACGAAAAGTCGCTAAATACTGCTATAAATTTTATCGATAAATATCTTAATCAGTTTTTAAACGCTACCCCTTTTGACAGATATTCAGGAGAAGTCAGAAACATGTTTGTAGTAGGAAAATTGAT
This DNA window, taken from Deferrivibrio essentukiensis, encodes the following:
- the nadB gene encoding L-aspartate oxidase, which produces MGFTYYDYIVLGSGVAGLRAAVELSKQGSVGIITKSFLGESNTEYAQGGVAVVLSDDDDIYLHYEDTIKAGDGLCDKDAVMTLVEEGPKYIKELIQMGAMFDMHGDHLSFTREAAHSVNRIIHAKGDATGHEIVRALKEYVSKIENIDKVENYFIVDLIKCGNKICGVVAINENENSFHYFYSKAVILATGGAGRLFERTTNPEVATGDGMAIAFRANATLKDMEFFQFHPTGLHIEGAPAFLLSESMRGEGAVLRNIHKERFCHNYHEQGELAPRDIVSRAIFFEMQKTNSKFVYMDLTHIDSNYLKNRFPKIYSTCLNYGIDITKDLIPVSPAAHYYMGGIETDIWGRTNIYGLYACGETACTGVHGANRLASNSLLEGVVFGARSAKAAIIDTKYDEPLKPVAPTTEKMDQSIDYKALKTELQRVMWENVSVIRNEKSLNTAINFIDKYLNQFLNATPFDRYSGEVRNMFVVGKLMAEAALARKGSRGGHFRDDYPEKVNDSRHIVFENAQFSPTIR